The sequence below is a genomic window from Brettanomyces bruxellensis chromosome 9, complete sequence.
GCTCTCTATGGCAGCGTGCGAGTTCTTCAACTCGACAAACTCGTGTCCCATGAGCGTCCAGGCACTAAGACACCTCTTGTTGAGCGCCAAAGCCCGCTTGTAGTACATTATGGCCTTCTGGTGGTCAAATTTGAGCGAGTAGTAGTTTGCCACGACACAGCAGGTCTCGGATCGCAACGGGTCCACTTTCAACGTGTGCTGTGCCAAAAAGGAGAGCTTCgacttcttctccatcaCGTATAGAATGTTCGAATACGTGTCCATGTCGTCTAATCGCAGAGGATCCGAAACCAGCACGGAATCAAAGATATTCTCGGCAGCGGCGTAATCTAACGCATTGTAAGACACGAGGGCCTGCTGGACTTTCACAAAGCTGAATTTCGGGAAGATCTCCTCGAGAAACTGGAGATCATTCACAACCTCCGGAGAGGTCTGGAAAAACTCCTGGTGGATCGTAATCTCGAAAAAAAGCAACATCACTCTGTAACACTTGTTCTCCGTGAACCTCGAGTTCCTTGCAAACCTCAGCAGGAACGCCGACGCGTCGCTGAAGTTGCCGAGACTCGAAAGAAGCTCTTTCCAGCACCCCCAGTTGAATGGATACAATGTAAGCGACTGGTACAACAATTCACGAGCCCTCGGAATGTCCTTCGAGCACGTTGCAACCACTCCTGCCAAATAGAGCAGAAACGGGTCCGTTAGCCGCCCGGATCCGGCCTCTGTCAACTGCTTGAGCTGCTTTGATATCTCGCTCAAATATGGATTTTGCGAGTTGCCGTTATTTTCACTAAGCACGGCCCCCGAATCAAGATCCCGCTTTCTTTCCCCACTCAGGTACATCGAGTATAGCCTCAAAAAGGTGGCAGTGTCGCTTCTGCATCCTTTCAACGCACTGCTACACCTATCGAACTCTTTGCAATCGaaatatgatgatgctAGTGTCAGTTTGTCCATGTCATAAAATCTTTGCAGCTCGCATTCCGATGTTATTTTGGGAAGATACGTGTGTAGAGACTCGCCATTGACTTTGCTCTGTCCCTTTTTCTGATATAAAGCGAACTTTTGCTCTTCAGAGAGAGGTTTCATCCCATTTAGTGCTTCCGCTGACCATTTGCTTGCACTATACAGGTGGTGGTCTCTGAGTGTGCTGGCTGATTCACTGAGGGCGTTTCGTAGCCCCAGTTGCTCTGTTAAATCCATGCTTTGTGTGATGACTGTGCCTGTGAGAAAAAATTGTGGTATTTTGTAGTGTGTGGGTAACAAGATAGATATGTCAACAAGTAGCTcgaattgaaaaatatggagaaaaaaaaaagtgggaCAAATTAGGTATTTGGCGGGCACACGGTATTAAATAGATGGGGTAAGGCAGTTGGGATGATGGATAGGAGTGGTAAATTTTGATAATGCGGAGAAGATTGAATGGGTGGATCTGATGAAATAGGTAGAATGGAACAGGAAAAGGTGTTAAGAGAATAGCAGAAATGGGCGAATCTGGCatagaaagaaagcaattaGAtcaatgaagaaagatcagACAGGTGAATGAAGTTATCAAATAAGTGGATCAATGTAAATGGATGAAAACAAATGGATGAAAACAACTGGATGAAGTTAAGTGGTTAAAGATAATTGGTTGCGCAGATACATCATTGACCACATAGATGAAAGTATTttacaaaaagaagtaCATCAAACATAGATCAAATGAACAGATAGATACAACACAGCCACAGCTAAATCAAAacaatatattaaatgaaaGTAACAAATAATCCAATACATGACATattaaaagaaatcaaaacaAGCACATCAGGCCTCGGCCTTCTCCTTGGCAGGATGCTTCTCACGGTATCTCTTCACCATGAGTGCATTCTTACGCTGAATCCACTTGATAAAGTCATGCTTCTTAGGAACTCTGACAAACCAGTACAAAAAGATGGTGGCAGCGATGTTGAAGACGATGTAGGCCCAGAAGATGGCAGAATCCTCCCAGCTGGTAAACTGAAGTGCGTTGATGGTGGAAAGATAAGCATCGGTGTTGGACATCTTGCAGTAGTAGCAAGATGAGGTTGCATTGGGATCGATCAAGTAGCCACCGGCGACCTTCATGTAAGGGGCCATGTAACTCTCGCAGGTTTGGAGAACGTAAGGCTCGAAACCAAGAAGTTCATCCTGGGCACATGTAACGGCAGCATTTCCGACGGCAGCCCGCAAGAAGCCGGCAATCCAGTATGTGAAAGGCGAGACACGGTACATGAAGATCCAGAATCCAGGAAGCTTGTCCTTGGAGACCAAAACACCGCAGAAAAGCATTGCGAGCGAGAAAAGCAAAGTGGCCAAGTTGGCACCGTTCTGGTCGATCTCAATACCAGCAATACATGCCTGGCCCAAAGTGGAGGTCCAGATGTAGAACTGGATGACGAACATCCACAAGACGATACCTCTGGAGTGAACGTCGTCCGTGGCAGTGCCGTTATGGGCGAAATCAACGGGGAAGTAGAAGCACAAGAAGGCAATCGTGCCTCCCAAGACCATCCAAGGAATTTCGACGGTTATCTGGGCGGTGATGAAGGCCAACCAGGAGAAAGTACGCGAAGGTCTCTCTCTGGCTTCGTACAAGTCTCTTTGTGCGATGTAATGTGGGAGCATCTGCTCGACCAAGATACAGAACAAAGCGGTGAACATGAACACGGAGAACATCTGGTTCTGCAAGCCCTGTATGGAGTTCGTGGctttgaagaaggtgaatCCGTTAAGGAGGGACGTGAACACAATCAATAGGAATTTCGAGTAGATGTAGGATGGAGATCTCCAGTACTGCTGGAACACTCTTTTCGTCACGTAGTAGTACTGGACGACCACCGAAGACGCGTAAGACGAGTTCTCGATCcgtttcaaaaaagaagcttttctGGCCTTAGCAGAGTAAATGCTCTGGAGACCAGTTCTGATTCTGGACAACGAGGTGTCAGTATCGGACTCGCGGGAGCTGCGGGCTGGGTTTTTCTCGTTGACAGCCTGGAGACGGTCGAGTTCTGCGGCTACACCCTGGTACTGGGAGCTTTGGAGCCAGACTTGGTGCCAATCTCTGTCTGGGTGGGCACCAGGAGCAGCACCGATGGCCTCAAGCATCCATTCGGCTGGGTTTGCGTCGGGAGGGCATGGGATGGACCCGTTAGACTCGAAATACTGGATGAGAGTCTGAGCATCAGGGCCAACATCACCGAAATACACGGTCTGGCCGCCGGATTTGAGCAAAAGAAGGTTGTCGAACTGCGAGAAAAGCATGGCGGAAGGCTGGTGGATCGTACACATGATGGCCTGTCCGGAGTTCGAGAGCTTGCGGATCAAGCAGAGGATCGACCAGGCAGTCTGCGAGTCCAAGCCTGAGGTTGGCTCATCgaggaaaagcaaaagctTAGGCTTGGCCACCAACTCCACTCCGATGGTCAACCTCTTTCTCTGCTCCACGTTCAATCCCTCGCCGGGCACCCCGACCACTGCATCTGCGTAGTTGTCCATCTCCAACACGTGGATGATATTCTCCACGTACGcatctttctccttcttcgaCACACTCTGGGGCTGCCTCAAGTAGGCGGAGAAGCGAAGAGCCTCGCGAACAGTCGAGGTCTGCAAGTGCAAGTCTTGCTGCTGCACATACCCGGTGGACCGCTGGAACGACAGTCCCCTGGGCTGCGAGTTCACAAGCATGTCTCCCGTGACAACTCCAAAGGTCACCCGGTCGGCCAAAACGTCCAACAAGGTTGTTTTTCCCGCACCCGAGGCCCCCATGAGAGCAGTTAGCGTGCCAGGCTTCACCCATCCGTCCACGTGGTCAAGAAGCCGCCTCGTGTGTCCCTGGTACGGGATATCGTAGCAGACGTCTCGCCAGTGGAAGATGTCGGAGCCGGACTCCAATTGGATCTCGGTGGTAACTCTAGAGAGGGCTGCTGAGTCTGCAGTGTCGGAATCCAGAGGATTCGTGGATTGCGGATTGTCCTGAGCAGTATCTGGAGAGCTATCATCATGCTCGAACTGCTGGGGCTGTGATGCTGGAGTTGATGAGCCACTCGAGTTGGAGTTAGAGTTGGAGTTCTCCTTCTCGTCCAACAACGAAGAGGCAGCCTGCCGGGACTTCACAGCCATCTCCGGGTCGTCTGGATGCGCCCGAGGCCCTAGCTTACCCTCACGTTGAAGCTTACGCAGAGAAGAACGGAGGAAAACAGTCTTCTCGCCGCCTGCCCGTGCACTCATGTTGAACTCGACACCCAGCAAGTAGGTGCCCAAGAAGAACACCATGAACCCGATGCAGATGCCGACATTCCGCCACTTGTGTGCGTGCACGTAGTCGAAGGCAATGCGAATGTACCGGTCGCCGTTAACGGTTGACTGGGCGGGCTGTGCACCGACACAGTCGCAGATCTTGAATGCAAGAGGAAGCTTGTCGTAATCTCCACCCTGGGGCACCATGGTGGTGCACCTGATCTGGCGGAGGTGGAATTCGTTGATCATCATGGACTCGAACACGTAGGCGATCGGGTTGATGTAGTTGATCCACCTGGACCAGCCTAGCATGAAGTTTGTAGGGACGACGAATCCGGCATAGATGGCCATGGCCAAGACGACAACTGCAGCTGGGGTCATGGCCTGGGAAAGCGACTTGGTGAAGGATCCGATGGACCGGAAGAGGTGAGACATCAAGAAGGTAGATATTGTGGCAATGAAGAAgtagaagaagaaggcacCGGCATCACGCTTCAAGTTCACCATGAAATAAAGCGGGATGTTGAACGCGATGGACGTCAGGGCCTTCGTCGGGATCTCAGAGATGATGGAGGCAAAGGCCTCGGCCGAAGGGTGGTAGAGGCCGTACTCCTTGTGCTTCTCGACGATTGGCCGGGCCTCGTATAGCGCGAACACCTCCAAGACGGACATGAGCGAGTTGAAGAGGCAGGCGAAGAAAAGGCAGGCCCCCCTGTTGTACACGTCACCGGTTACGTTCTGCAAGTTGTAGAAAACAGAGCCGTTGAGAAGTGACATGACCAAGTTGACAAACACGGTAAATGCAGGCAACGTGAGGTCGTTGCGGACCCGCTGGAACGCCCGACGGGTCAAGTACCGCACCTGCATGTTATACGACACGGTAAACGGCTCGGATCCGCTTAGATGCTTGGCCTGCCGGGCTTTTTTCGATGCGTATGCCCTGCTTTTGAACGAGGCACCGCTGCCATCGCCGCCATCGCTGCCCAGCTGCCCCAAGTAGCTCTCGATGCTCTCCCTGAGCTCCGCGTACTCGGGCGAGGCCTTCCACCGGGCCTCGAACTCCTCCGCGGTCCGGGGCACCCGGGACTCCCATCCACGCCGTGGAGTCCGCTCCGATGGCGACGTGAGCGACGTGAGGAAGTCTGCGGCGGTCTGCCGGGCAGGACACTGCCATCCCTGCCGCTCAAAAAAGCCCTTGGCCGCCTGCGTGTCGCCAAAAAAGATCTGCCGGCCCTCGTACATCAAAATCACCGTGTCGAACAAATCGTAGGCCCTCTGCGAGCACTGGTAGATCGAGACGATCGACGTGGTGTCGAGCACCTGCGACGACAGCTTCAAACACCGCACGAAGTTCTCTGCGGACGCCGAATCCAAGCCCCGCGTCGAGTTGTCCCAGCACTGCAACCGTGCACCGCAAAGCGACACCTCTGCGATCGAAACTCGCTTCCTCTCTCCTCCAGAGACCCCCCGCACGTAGTCGTTGCCCACCTTCGTGTTGTACGTGTGCGATAGTCCGTACATGGCCATGTAAACACGCGTCATGTGCTCTGCGTACTCGTCACGTGACACGCCCTCGGGCCGGTTCTCCGGCACCTTCATGAGCGAGGCGAACTTCAACGTCTGGCCAACCGTGAGATGTGGGAAGTGTGTCTCGGTCTCCGCGTTGTAGATCACCTCCCCGCGGTAGTGCCGGGCGATTTCCCGCGGGGTCAGCCCCTCGTATGTCACCGTTGCCCCGGCATCCACGTGGTAGCCGTAAGTCTGCGAGGCCAACGTCTTGAGCAACGTCGAACAGCCTGCCCCCGGTCTTCCCAAGACCACGACAAGTGATCCTGGCCGAATCAACCCGTCCATGGGCTTTAGGATGTCAAACACGTTCGACTTGTCCGGGTGCACCCAGTCCTTCAAGAGCTTGAAGCTCTTTTCCACCCAGTTCAACACGTCTGCCTTGTAGTCTGCATCCGTAGCACCGCCGTAACACCGCAAGTCCTTGTAGAGCACCCCCATCGAATACGGCTTGTAGTAGTCCACGTCTTTGTCCTGGAGTGCCCGCATGTTCTTAATCCACATCTTTGCACTGAACTGCGGCGAATCCGGGTCCAGCCTGGGGTTGTCCCCGCCAAATGGCGACACTCCGTCCACCTGGATCTGCgatagacgcgtcgattGACGCGAGAGCGTCCGCATCAGCTTTGCTGCCACCCCGCCTTCGTTCTCTGCTCTCTGCTCTGCCTCATACTGCTCTGGTGCCGCCTGCTGCTCGCTGTGCACCGATGACGTCTCCGTGATCTTTCTTGCGAGATTCTGGATCTGCTGCTCATCGATTCCCTCATACTTGTCCTCATCGGGTTCCACTCTGATACTCATAGTTCAAGTGATTAGAAGAGGCAAGGGATGGTGAATGTGTGGGTAGTGATGCAGGAAGTGTTGTATTTGTTGTCTTATCTGTATGAAGTACTATAGGTAGTATTGTATCTGCGATTGTATATGTAGTTATATCTGTAGGTAGTAGCTAATATCTAATATCTAATATCTAATATCCTATATCTAATACCTAATGTCTATACTAGTATCTACTACCTGTTGCTATCCATATCAATCTACATCTTTACAAAATACGGAAATTCTCCCGCTTATATTCCCATCACCTACTTTTCCCTGACTCTCGGAGAAAATCACTGTCAGCGCCTCCTACCCGTCGGTAATTCAAatgtcatcatctttttcgTCTGCCCCGTTAACATGTGAAAATCGGAATATCTGCCTTAGCATACCGGCCAAAATCCTATATGGGCCACGATTTCTGGTTTCTCCGACCAACTGCCGaccgctttttttttaatcaCTTTTTCGGTACTATTCGGGATTCTGCCCCcaacttttctttgttgtctctctctttttgttttttctaGCGctaaattaaaattttttttttctgcctgCTAGCttgttttcctccttcttccaAATCCCACCATCCGTACCCTTACAAAACCACAATATTGTCTAAGTCTTGATATTTTCTTGGTTATTGTTTCTCCGCTTTTCCTTTTAactattcattttttttcacgtCTAATTTTAGCTTAATCAAGGTCCACCTGACTTATTAATCCAGCATGTgtttttcatctcttttgcttttactCATTTCCTACCACCTCGACCCCATATTTCTCGATTTCCttgttttttccccctGCACTAACCATCCCTGAGCTCCTGCTATTTATTGTATGATCCTTCCTCCTTGCATCGGCACCATACACTACATTCTACTTgtgattttatttgaaaatgcagatATTCGACATTGATCTGGCGTTAGTTTCTGTATCCTTTTTGTTCACCCTCCTTTTTCCCACTGCCACACTATATCTTCTCGCGTCTTCCACTCctcaattttgaaatgtgATTAGGACGAAATCTTGTATCTCTGGGctgatttttttattttcgttTGATAGATGAATCGTAACCGTTCGGTGGAATTCGAGTTACCCCGAGCAGCCCGGCCGGGCCTTTGTTGAGGAAGATTTTCTGTTATTTCGCGCctgttttgttttctcaAATCTATTCGactttctctttccaatCCTCATCAGGTAACTCCTGCAACTGGCTACGAAATAGAGGATTTCgttgttttcttgaaattattTGTCCTTCCATCTTTATTCAGGATTTACACAGTACACTAATGGTTCTGGCGCTAAGTTaactttttaatttcgCACTCCCTTTTTACCTGAAATTCATTACATTTCTCTATTTCCATGTGCTACCATAGATTTGATATATACCGAAATATGATGTCCGTAGATGGA
It includes:
- a CDS encoding uncharacterized protein (BUSCO:EOG092613S3); the encoded protein is MDLTEQLGLRNALSESASTLRDHHLYSASKWSAEALNGMKPLSEEQKFALYQKKGQSKVNGESLHTYLPKITSECELQRFYDMDKLTLASSYFDCKEFDRCSSALKGCRSDTATFLRLYSMYLSGERKRDLDSGAVLSENNGNSQNPYLSEISKQLKQLTEAGSGRLTDPFLLYLAGVVATCSKDIPRARELLYQSLTLYPFNWGCWKELLSSLGNFSDASAFLLRFARNSRFTENKCYRVMLLFFEITIHQEFFQTSPEVVNDLQFLEEIFPKFSFVKVQQALVSYNALDYAAAENIFDSVLVSDPLRLDDMDTYSNILYVMEKKSKLSFLAQHTLKVDPLRSETCCVVANYYSLKFDHQKAIMYYKRALALNKRCLSAWTLMGHEFVELKNSHAAIESYRRAVDANNKDFRAWYGLGQAYEVLDMNLYSLYYYQRACALRPMDKRMWQAIGNCSEKLNEYEDAIKAYKKALSVSPEVDPVIMYKLANLYEEKGDVKNVKFYMLQCLKEEEYEGATDETSKARLWLAKHEMQVKNWQHAYNYASELMHGTSHDIEEARAIAREAGERLREQNE